The Apibacter raozihei genome contains a region encoding:
- a CDS encoding UvrD-helicase domain-containing protein — MGSSYTIYNASAGAGKTYTLVKNFLTILLKNENPESVRSILAVTFTNKAANEMKNRILSWLKAFSESESSTEHPVLKEISLELGLNLKEVKLRAKKALSYILHHYSLLSISTIDKFNLRLMKSFTKELGLSYSFAVELDSSDYLKQSIDELIDQLGTDNPFAEVILNYVFWKFENESSTEIRKELLVSSQNFLKEMHLDKITSVSEKDFDDFRKLTQLLINRIKDNNEDIQFLAKRAIHLIENNHLEVYDFYQGARGMAGFFYKLTVPENSINNYHSIKTNSTYYIDFCENEKYAKSKSLRENDIREIAPELISIFSDIKKKINRIKIDESVRRNLITIELQSEIGRFLNGKKEEQDILFLSDVNPIISKHLKDEPVAFIYEKLGGRYNHYFIDEFQDTSQLQWNNLTPLIDNARVSNGTSITLVGDPKQAIYRFRSGKPEILMNLISSSEQQNITVITLGNNYRSLPNIVDFNNKFYKFLAETELDSKEYRVLFGDNSYQVPKQEKGGRVQVSFVKPSDEEGNYLASTVLDIIKEAIENGFSYKDIAVLVRNKKHSYPIVELLAENDIPILTEEALLVASSPAVKSIIAAFRWLNQVHDKEQLVIMLYYLWKLDKIIIKDYTAEMLIIKNLNFDESIVYLQNQLGINVRYQQNNSLSFFDFAEELIQSLGFGSKENMYLSALLDLILQMEKSGAISLKEFLESWELKSPGLSIRFPENMNAVQIMTIHKSKGLEFPVVINPIMDRRNMNEEYWFPLDKSLYNGFEQYYTSTKSGLEEVDENIKEVVDYQSFEKSIDDLCVQYVATTRASQQLFLIQEKKEKSKETLIEKFLSANSYNISEKSIELYDQDNYGSKGSENEKNISNEEKINWNSNRWNKKIRVSTEMHKYYSEENKDIQYGNSIHTILEQVNTYDDLQKVIKKMVLNGIIQKKEESSVTSILQAVVTHPQLVKYFQQGTEIFSEQEILFEGKFYRPDRLVKINDQFTIIDFKTGDELSKHSKQIEGYSKALEASGYVVAEKLVIYINNSGIKIKYI, encoded by the coding sequence ATGGGGTCTAGCTATACCATATATAATGCATCTGCCGGAGCAGGAAAGACCTATACATTGGTTAAGAATTTTCTTACCATTTTATTGAAAAATGAGAATCCGGAATCTGTTCGATCTATATTGGCTGTAACTTTTACAAACAAAGCAGCTAATGAAATGAAAAACAGAATACTTTCGTGGTTAAAAGCTTTTTCAGAATCTGAATCATCTACCGAACATCCTGTTTTAAAAGAAATTTCTCTTGAGTTGGGACTCAATCTAAAAGAGGTCAAGCTAAGAGCTAAAAAGGCACTTTCCTATATTTTACATCATTATTCCCTGTTAAGTATCAGTACCATTGATAAATTTAACTTAAGGCTGATGAAATCTTTTACTAAGGAATTGGGTTTATCCTATTCATTTGCTGTTGAACTAGATTCATCAGATTATCTGAAACAATCAATTGATGAATTAATAGATCAGTTAGGAACAGATAACCCTTTTGCAGAAGTTATATTAAATTATGTATTTTGGAAGTTTGAAAACGAATCTTCAACAGAGATAAGAAAAGAATTACTTGTTTCATCCCAGAACTTTTTAAAGGAAATGCATTTGGATAAAATAACCTCTGTTTCCGAAAAAGACTTCGACGACTTTAGAAAATTAACTCAACTTTTGATTAATCGTATTAAAGATAATAATGAAGATATACAGTTTCTGGCTAAAAGAGCGATTCATTTAATTGAAAATAATCATCTGGAAGTGTATGATTTTTATCAGGGAGCTAGAGGAATGGCAGGTTTTTTTTACAAATTAACGGTACCTGAAAATAGTATTAATAATTATCATTCCATAAAAACAAATTCAACCTATTATATTGACTTTTGCGAAAACGAAAAATACGCAAAATCCAAATCACTTCGTGAAAACGATATCCGTGAAATAGCTCCCGAACTAATATCTATATTTTCTGATATAAAAAAGAAAATCAATCGTATAAAAATTGATGAATCCGTAAGAAGAAATTTAATTACTATTGAATTACAGTCTGAAATCGGAAGATTCCTTAATGGAAAAAAAGAAGAACAAGACATACTTTTTCTTTCCGATGTAAATCCTATTATAAGTAAGCATCTTAAAGACGAACCCGTAGCTTTTATATATGAAAAGTTAGGAGGAAGGTACAATCATTACTTTATAGATGAGTTTCAGGATACTTCACAGTTACAATGGAATAATCTGACTCCGCTTATAGACAATGCTAGGGTTTCGAATGGCACTTCCATAACTTTGGTGGGTGATCCTAAGCAAGCTATATATCGTTTCAGATCAGGGAAACCTGAAATTTTGATGAATCTGATTTCTTCTTCGGAGCAGCAAAATATAACGGTAATTACCTTGGGAAATAATTATAGGAGTTTACCCAACATTGTAGATTTTAATAATAAATTTTATAAATTTCTGGCAGAAACAGAATTGGATTCAAAAGAATATCGTGTACTTTTTGGTGATAATTCATATCAGGTTCCAAAACAGGAAAAGGGAGGAAGAGTTCAGGTATCTTTTGTAAAACCTTCGGATGAAGAAGGTAATTATTTAGCTTCCACAGTTTTGGATATTATTAAGGAAGCAATAGAAAATGGATTTTCGTATAAAGATATTGCTGTGCTGGTACGTAATAAAAAGCATAGTTATCCTATCGTAGAGCTCTTGGCAGAAAATGATATACCTATTTTAACGGAAGAAGCCCTTTTGGTGGCTTCATCTCCTGCTGTAAAATCTATTATTGCCGCTTTTCGATGGCTAAATCAGGTTCATGATAAAGAACAGCTGGTTATTATGCTTTACTATCTCTGGAAGCTGGATAAAATCATCATTAAAGATTATACGGCAGAAATGCTGATAATAAAAAATCTGAATTTTGATGAATCTATTGTTTATTTACAAAATCAGTTGGGAATTAATGTAAGATACCAGCAAAATAACAGTCTCAGTTTTTTTGATTTTGCCGAGGAATTGATTCAATCTTTAGGTTTTGGTAGTAAAGAAAATATGTATTTATCAGCTTTACTTGATTTAATTCTACAGATGGAAAAATCCGGAGCCATCAGTTTAAAAGAATTTTTAGAAAGTTGGGAGCTAAAAAGCCCGGGTTTATCCATCCGGTTTCCTGAAAATATGAATGCAGTTCAAATCATGACCATTCATAAATCTAAAGGTCTAGAGTTTCCGGTGGTCATTAATCCAATTATGGACAGGCGAAACATGAATGAAGAATATTGGTTTCCCTTAGATAAAAGCTTATACAATGGCTTTGAACAATACTATACATCCACAAAATCCGGTTTGGAAGAAGTGGATGAAAATATCAAAGAAGTAGTAGATTACCAGTCATTTGAAAAGAGTATTGATGATTTATGCGTTCAATACGTTGCAACTACTCGTGCCTCACAACAATTATTTCTGATTCAGGAAAAAAAAGAAAAAAGTAAAGAAACTTTAATAGAAAAATTTTTGTCAGCAAATTCCTACAACATTTCTGAAAAGTCTATAGAATTGTATGATCAGGATAATTACGGAAGTAAAGGTTCGGAAAATGAAAAAAATATTTCTAATGAAGAAAAAATCAACTGGAATTCTAACCGATGGAATAAAAAAATAAGAGTTAGTACGGAAATGCATAAATATTATTCTGAAGAAAACAAAGACATTCAATACGGAAACAGTATACATACTATATTGGAGCAGGTTAATACTTATGATGATTTACAGAAAGTAATAAAAAAAATGGTACTTAACGGTATAATTCAAAAAAAAGAAGAATCATCTGTGACTTCAATATTGCAAGCGGTTGTTACACATCCTCAACTCGTAAAATATTTTCAACAAGGAACAGAAATATTTAGCGAGCAGGAAATTCTCTTTGAAGGAAAATTTTACAGACCTGATCGATTGGTCAAAATTAATGATCAATTCACAATTATTGATTTTAAAACCGGAGATGAACTTTCTAAGCACAGTAAGCAAATTGAAGGTTATTCAAAAGCATTGGAAGCATCCGGATATGTTGTTGCTGAAAAGCTTGTCATTTATATTAATAATTCAGGCATAAAAATCAAGTATATATAA
- a CDS encoding glutathione peroxidase, which produces MKIKLLITVSILASVLYISCTQKNKSSDNQTATPISKSLYDFKVNDINGKIFDLSELKGKKVMIVNVASKCGNTPQYADLEKLYQDYKEKNFVILGFPANNFLEQEPGTNEDIKKFCTLNYGVTFPMMSKISVKGSDMAPLYQWLTQKKENGKLDSEVEWNFQKYLIDENGQLVEVIHPKESVLSDKVYNWLNK; this is translated from the coding sequence ATGAAAATTAAATTATTAATTACCGTTTCTATTCTAGCATCTGTTTTATACATAAGCTGTACTCAAAAAAATAAATCTTCTGACAATCAGACGGCAACGCCTATATCAAAATCTTTATATGATTTTAAAGTTAATGATATTAATGGGAAAATTTTTGATTTGTCTGAACTAAAAGGTAAAAAAGTGATGATAGTCAATGTGGCTTCGAAATGTGGAAACACACCTCAATATGCTGATCTGGAAAAGCTTTACCAAGATTATAAGGAAAAAAACTTTGTGATTTTAGGTTTTCCTGCTAATAATTTCTTAGAACAGGAACCTGGTACAAATGAAGATATTAAGAAATTTTGCACTTTGAATTACGGTGTAACTTTTCCTATGATGTCAAAAATATCAGTTAAAGGATCCGATATGGCTCCCCTTTATCAATGGTTAACCCAAAAGAAGGAGAACGGAAAATTAGATTCTGAAGTTGAATGGAACTTTCAAAAATACTTAATTGATGAAAATGGTCAATTGGTAGAAGTTATTCATCCTAAAGAATCTGTTTTATCGGATAAAGTTTATAACTGGCTAAATAAATAG
- a CDS encoding M43 family zinc metalloprotease translates to MKEQALIGIIRQLCIYILVVVCSINIQAQQKNKIFGSSVPEFGEDPQTGYIRCATVEYEKYLQNKEDKRLSDSEFEKWIAPKAKNMKRLLSTGKTDGEVFIIPVVVHVVHNGTVVGEGANISDERVISQITVLNQDYRKMLNTRGYNDNPVGADMEIEFRLAKVDPYGKETNGINRVQIPGYVWNSSNIENVLKPRTQWDPEKYFNIWVCEFGGDLDRTLGYAQFPANSGLQGMEAPFTANTDGVIIRWSAFGTSDIVSGSYSSPYDKGRTLTHEIGHALGLRHIWGDNSSCIVDETDSYNDYCLDTPASSQANYYCTQIVDSCPSDPGNDMTENYMDYTNDTCMNTFTEDQKARILTVLTNSPRRVNLTKSEVWKSGTETNDTHEDIYIYPNPAKENLEVRIPDAEETALSYKIYNSVGQIMAKNEEVNAKSGFRIITSSFEPGIYVLKLSTDKRNKKIRFMVIR, encoded by the coding sequence ATGAAAGAACAAGCGCTTATTGGGATTATCAGGCAATTATGTATATATATTCTGGTCGTTGTATGTTCAATAAACATACAGGCTCAGCAAAAAAATAAAATATTTGGATCCTCTGTGCCGGAGTTCGGAGAGGATCCGCAAACAGGCTATATTCGATGTGCAACCGTTGAATATGAAAAGTACTTGCAAAACAAAGAAGACAAACGGTTGTCTGATTCAGAATTTGAAAAGTGGATAGCTCCAAAAGCTAAAAATATGAAGCGATTATTATCTACTGGTAAAACAGACGGAGAAGTTTTTATTATACCTGTAGTAGTTCATGTGGTTCATAATGGTACTGTAGTAGGAGAAGGAGCAAATATTTCTGATGAACGGGTAATTTCTCAAATCACTGTGTTAAATCAGGATTACAGGAAAATGCTGAACACACGAGGGTATAATGATAATCCGGTAGGAGCAGATATGGAAATTGAATTTCGTCTGGCAAAAGTAGATCCTTACGGTAAAGAAACTAATGGTATTAACAGAGTACAGATTCCCGGATATGTTTGGAATTCAAGTAATATTGAAAATGTTTTAAAGCCAAGAACCCAATGGGACCCTGAAAAATATTTCAATATCTGGGTTTGTGAGTTTGGAGGTGATTTGGACAGAACTTTAGGATATGCACAGTTTCCTGCAAATTCAGGATTACAAGGAATGGAAGCTCCATTTACAGCTAATACTGACGGAGTAATTATTCGTTGGTCCGCTTTTGGAACTTCGGATATAGTTTCCGGAAGTTACAGTTCACCCTATGACAAGGGGCGTACCTTAACCCACGAAATTGGTCATGCATTAGGGTTAAGACATATCTGGGGAGATAATTCTTCTTGTATAGTCGATGAAACCGATAGTTATAATGACTATTGTTTAGATACTCCGGCATCATCTCAGGCAAACTATTATTGCACTCAAATAGTAGATTCTTGTCCGTCTGATCCGGGAAACGATATGACCGAAAATTACATGGATTATACCAATGATACCTGTATGAACACATTTACGGAAGATCAAAAAGCAAGAATTCTTACTGTTTTAACCAATTCTCCTAGAAGAGTAAATCTTACCAAATCCGAAGTATGGAAAAGTGGAACAGAAACAAATGATACTCATGAAGACATTTATATTTACCCTAATCCGGCAAAAGAAAATTTAGAAGTGAGAATTCCGGATGCTGAAGAAACAGCTTTAAGCTATAAAATATATAATAGCGTAGGTCAAATCATGGCAAAAAATGAAGAAGTTAATGCAAAATCCGGTTTTAGAATAATTACCAGCAGTTTTGAGCCTGGAATTTATGTTTTAAAGCTTTCAACAGATAAAAGGAATAAAAAAATAAGATTTATGGTTATTAGATAA
- a CDS encoding TIGR02452 family protein, which translates to MKGKIKIKTGQQALKIIDEGHYTLENKIIDIKEKIRLSVDASILYTPESFSKFKNDFERSICEKKYSTKISVVNKTTQQAIEDLIDKNMKIAALNFASAKNPGGGFLGNAKAQEESLTRASTLYPTLTKYYKEMYEFNRSRKTYLYSDYMIYSPEVIFFKDSDEYLLQDPYFADILTSPAVNLGAAAKNNPGELKYAEQTMRERLDKILSVFVVNRADAIVLGAWGCGVFRNNPEDVARYFCNYVKEGGKYSQCFKKIIFAVYDRSKSQENISAFQKILE; encoded by the coding sequence ATGAAAGGAAAAATAAAGATAAAGACAGGACAGCAGGCATTGAAAATTATAGATGAAGGGCATTATACCTTAGAGAACAAAATAATTGATATTAAAGAGAAAATCAGATTATCTGTAGATGCATCCATTTTATATACGCCGGAATCTTTTTCAAAATTTAAAAATGATTTCGAAAGGAGTATTTGCGAAAAAAAATATTCTACTAAAATATCAGTAGTTAATAAAACTACACAGCAGGCAATTGAAGATTTAATTGATAAGAATATGAAAATTGCTGCTCTGAATTTTGCATCCGCAAAAAATCCAGGTGGAGGATTTTTAGGAAATGCAAAAGCTCAGGAAGAAAGCTTAACAAGAGCATCTACTTTGTATCCTACATTGACTAAATATTATAAAGAAATGTATGAGTTTAACCGGAGCAGGAAAACCTACTTATATTCAGATTACATGATCTACAGCCCCGAAGTTATATTTTTTAAAGATAGTGATGAATATCTATTGCAAGATCCTTATTTTGCAGATATACTTACCAGTCCGGCAGTTAATCTGGGCGCAGCAGCAAAGAATAACCCGGGAGAATTAAAATATGCAGAACAAACCATGAGAGAGCGACTGGATAAAATATTATCTGTTTTTGTAGTAAACAGAGCAGATGCTATTGTATTGGGCGCTTGGGGCTGTGGCGTATTTCGGAATAATCCGGAAGATGTAGCCCGTTATTTCTGTAATTACGTTAAGGAAGGAGGAAAATATTCTCAATGTTTTAAAAAAATAATATTTGCTGTTTACGACAGAAGTAAATCACAAGAAAACATTTCTGCCTTCCAAAAAATACTGGAATAA
- a CDS encoding cytochrome d ubiquinol oxidase subunit II, whose protein sequence is MFYLYVVIFFLWTAIGLYILLGGADFGAGIVEFFTGPKNKKRVRRIMYNGMGPVWETNHMWLIIVIVILFVGFPKIYSTLSTHLHIPLLLMLVGIIARGTAFAFRNYDAVKDDWQNVYDAIFTISSLFTPFFLGIIAGATVAGSIDLEATGFLQAYIFSWLTPFGCAIGFFTIAICGYLSSCYALAQVKDKEDQDFLSRKVKVFTFVVVLFGGMVFLAAHYSGIPLIQWIFGETIGQIAVLLATLSLGGVFYGLKNKWFKTLRIFAGFQVVMILLAVTYQHYPNLVVFKNGYLSLLESGSDSKSIASLAWALMLGSIFILPGAFHLIYSFQSKKK, encoded by the coding sequence ATGTTTTACCTATACGTAGTTATCTTTTTTTTGTGGACAGCCATCGGATTATACATTTTATTAGGAGGTGCAGATTTTGGAGCCGGAATAGTAGAGTTTTTTACAGGTCCGAAAAACAAAAAAAGAGTTAGAAGAATCATGTACAACGGTATGGGGCCAGTTTGGGAAACCAACCATATGTGGCTAATCATTGTTATAGTAATTCTTTTCGTAGGATTTCCTAAAATATATTCCACACTTTCCACCCATTTACATATTCCTTTGCTTTTAATGCTGGTAGGAATTATTGCAAGAGGTACAGCCTTTGCTTTTAGAAATTATGATGCAGTAAAGGATGATTGGCAAAATGTATATGATGCTATTTTTACGATATCAAGTTTATTCACACCGTTTTTTTTGGGAATCATAGCAGGAGCCACAGTAGCCGGAAGTATAGATTTGGAAGCTACCGGGTTTTTACAAGCCTATATTTTTAGCTGGCTCACACCTTTCGGCTGTGCTATAGGCTTTTTTACCATAGCTATCTGTGGATATTTATCTTCCTGTTATGCATTGGCACAGGTTAAAGACAAAGAAGATCAAGACTTTTTATCCAGAAAAGTTAAGGTTTTTACTTTTGTTGTTGTATTATTTGGAGGTATGGTCTTCCTGGCGGCTCATTATTCAGGAATTCCGCTAATTCAATGGATATTTGGCGAAACAATCGGTCAGATAGCTGTTTTACTGGCTACTCTTTCATTAGGCGGAGTATTTTACGGACTAAAAAATAAATGGTTTAAAACATTAAGAATTTTTGCCGGATTTCAGGTAGTCATGATTTTGCTGGCAGTTACCTACCAGCATTACCCTAATCTGGTGGTGTTTAAAAACGGTTATCTTTCATTACTGGAAAGTGGCAGTGATTCCAAATCTATAGCATCATTGGCCTGGGCGCTTATGTTAGGAAGTATTTTTATTCTTCCCGGAGCATTTCACTTAATATATTCCTTTCAGTCCAAGAAAAAATAA
- a CDS encoding cytochrome ubiquinol oxidase subunit I, which translates to MDDFIAARSQMALSLGFHIIFACIGMVLPIFMAISHFKYLRTKNEIYKGITKAWSKGIAILFATGAVSGTMLSFELGLLWPKFMEHAGPIFGMPFSLEGTAFFVEAIALGFYLYGWGRFNPWFHWFTGLLVGISGLASGVLVVAANAWMNSPAGFDYINGQYLNIDPIKAMFNDAWFSQALHMILAAFVATGFAIAGIHALMILKKKNVLFHTKAFKIAAICASIAALLQPLSGDISAKDVTKRQPEKLAAMEAHFNTEPSTPFIVGGIVDEKNEKVDYALKIPGMLSFLAHGDFKTPVKGLNEFPKQDRPPVSIVHYSFQIMITLGVLLMIIGGLYIIALIKKRSWLQKKWLFKLFVFAIPLGYIALEAGWVVTEVGRQPWIIYRVMRTADAVTPMPGIAYSFYLFTGIFISLSLIVTFLIYRQIKMVPKLYDPTDENFNTKINKIL; encoded by the coding sequence ATGGATGATTTTATAGCAGCTCGCTCGCAAATGGCCCTTTCATTAGGGTTTCATATTATTTTTGCCTGCATAGGAATGGTTTTACCCATTTTCATGGCAATATCACATTTCAAATATTTAAGAACTAAAAATGAAATATATAAGGGTATTACCAAAGCCTGGAGCAAAGGAATAGCTATTCTTTTTGCTACTGGGGCAGTTTCCGGAACCATGCTTTCATTTGAATTGGGTCTTTTGTGGCCTAAATTTATGGAGCATGCAGGTCCCATATTTGGTATGCCTTTTTCATTGGAAGGTACTGCTTTTTTTGTTGAAGCTATAGCGTTAGGATTTTACTTATACGGATGGGGGAGATTTAATCCTTGGTTTCACTGGTTTACAGGCCTGTTAGTAGGAATAAGTGGTTTAGCTTCGGGGGTTTTGGTTGTTGCAGCCAATGCGTGGATGAATAGTCCGGCAGGGTTTGATTACATTAACGGACAGTATTTAAATATAGATCCCATAAAAGCGATGTTTAACGATGCCTGGTTTTCTCAGGCTCTTCATATGATTCTTGCAGCCTTTGTAGCTACCGGGTTTGCTATTGCCGGAATACATGCTTTAATGATCCTAAAGAAAAAAAATGTACTTTTTCATACAAAAGCGTTTAAAATAGCTGCTATATGCGCTTCAATAGCAGCATTATTACAACCTTTAAGCGGAGATATTTCAGCTAAGGATGTAACTAAAAGACAGCCTGAAAAACTCGCAGCTATGGAAGCTCACTTTAATACGGAACCTTCAACGCCTTTTATTGTAGGGGGAATTGTAGATGAAAAAAATGAAAAGGTGGATTATGCTCTTAAAATTCCTGGAATGCTTAGCTTTTTAGCACATGGTGATTTCAAGACTCCTGTCAAAGGTCTTAACGAGTTTCCTAAGCAAGACAGACCTCCGGTTTCCATTGTCCATTATTCCTTTCAGATTATGATAACTCTCGGAGTTTTGCTAATGATTATAGGGGGATTATATATAATTGCTCTGATAAAGAAAAGATCCTGGTTACAAAAAAAATGGTTGTTTAAGCTTTTTGTTTTTGCAATCCCGCTAGGATATATAGCATTAGAAGCAGGCTGGGTCGTGACTGAAGTAGGAAGACAACCCTGGATTATTTATCGGGTTATGAGAACAGCAGATGCAGTAACCCCTATGCCGGGTATAGCATATTCATTCTATTTGTTTACCGGAATATTTATTTCTTTGTCTTTAATTGTTACATTTTTAATTTACAGACAGATTAAAATGGTTCCCAAGTTATACGATCCGACAGACGAAAATTTTAATACTAAAATCAATAAAATCTTATAA
- a CDS encoding ribosomal maturation YjgA family protein: MQFNLISFITFLLILGIEIFIGIYIDDSFIRPFFGDFLVVFLLYYLVRSFIKIRSSHLIIFVVLFAYAVEIAQYFNIADLLHIKNKVLRVIVGTTFSWEDISAYTLAGVVLYLIPNRYK; encoded by the coding sequence ATGCAGTTTAATCTAATATCATTTATAACTTTTCTACTCATTTTAGGTATTGAGATTTTTATAGGAATTTATATAGATGATTCTTTTATAAGACCTTTTTTTGGGGATTTTTTGGTAGTATTTTTACTTTATTATTTAGTCAGATCTTTTATTAAAATCAGGTCTAGCCACCTTATTATATTCGTAGTACTCTTCGCTTATGCAGTTGAGATTGCTCAGTATTTTAATATTGCCGATTTATTGCATATAAAAAATAAAGTTCTAAGAGTTATTGTAGGTACAACCTTTAGCTGGGAAGATATAAGCGCCTACACTCTTGCGGGAGTTGTATTGTACTTAATTCCTAATCGGTATAAATAA
- a CDS encoding M43 family zinc metalloprotease produces MKHKFTAEVKKIFIVASSFVFLYGNAQNHTIDQDEKNDVNKNNPEPRISFCGNEEYEKYLEEKYNYKPSVKKFEEWLAPKVLNTKLKLKSARYKDEVKIIPVIVHVVAPEHEKIGEGGNLSDERINSQIEVLNQDFRRMPGSRGFNTNPIGVDTGIEFRLAKIDPNGNPTNGINRIPLVGKYLNKQQIEETIKPQTQWDPEKYMNIWVIYIIPQYVSAPIGYSSFPHASGLDGLEDLKGIEFIANRDGVVINPEAFGSSDTVEGNYRERLDKGRTLTHETGHFLGLRHIWGDNESCELDEKDSHNDYCLDTPAASHANWECDQIVDSCPLAPGNDMTENYMDYSYDACTNTFTEDQKARMLTVLANSPRRASLLTSKVWLDVNDTEVKDTSGDILIYPNPAKDKFEVVISQENETVKTYEIFTGLGQLIKKEEVNASTRFTVNTSSFSPGLYFIKLSTNKKTKKIKFIIVK; encoded by the coding sequence ATGAAACATAAATTTACTGCTGAAGTTAAAAAGATCTTTATTGTTGCAAGCAGTTTTGTTTTTTTGTATGGTAATGCACAAAATCATACTATCGATCAAGATGAAAAAAATGATGTAAACAAAAATAATCCTGAGCCTAGAATTAGTTTTTGTGGTAATGAGGAATACGAAAAGTATTTAGAAGAAAAATACAATTATAAACCCTCTGTAAAAAAATTCGAAGAATGGTTGGCTCCAAAAGTTCTTAATACAAAATTAAAATTAAAATCAGCTCGATATAAGGACGAAGTAAAGATCATACCTGTGATTGTTCACGTAGTGGCACCAGAACATGAAAAGATAGGAGAAGGAGGTAATCTTTCTGATGAAAGGATTAATTCCCAGATTGAGGTGTTGAATCAGGATTTTAGAAGAATGCCGGGATCTCGTGGATTTAACACTAATCCTATAGGTGTAGATACAGGTATTGAATTTCGGTTAGCAAAAATAGATCCGAATGGAAATCCTACCAATGGTATCAATCGAATTCCTTTAGTAGGAAAATATTTAAACAAGCAACAAATAGAAGAAACTATAAAACCTCAAACACAATGGGATCCTGAAAAATATATGAATATCTGGGTGATTTATATTATTCCTCAGTATGTCTCGGCTCCCATTGGATATTCCTCCTTTCCACATGCTTCGGGCCTGGATGGTCTTGAGGATCTTAAAGGTATTGAATTTATTGCAAACAGAGACGGAGTAGTTATTAATCCGGAAGCTTTTGGTTCATCAGATACAGTTGAAGGAAATTATCGTGAAAGATTAGACAAGGGACGTACTTTAACCCATGAAACGGGACATTTTTTAGGATTAAGACATATTTGGGGAGATAATGAATCTTGTGAGCTGGATGAAAAGGATAGTCATAATGACTATTGTTTAGATACTCCGGCAGCATCTCATGCAAACTGGGAGTGTGATCAGATTGTAGATTCATGTCCGTTGGCTCCCGGAAATGATATGACAGAAAATTATATGGATTATAGCTATGATGCCTGTACGAATACATTTACGGAAGATCAAAAAGCAAGAATGTTGACTGTTTTAGCTAATTCACCCAGAAGAGCCTCTCTTCTGACATCCAAGGTGTGGTTAGATGTTAATGATACGGAAGTAAAAGATACCTCTGGTGATATACTTATATATCCTAATCCGGCGAAAGATAAATTTGAGGTTGTTATTTCTCAAGAAAATGAAACGGTTAAAACGTATGAGATATTTACCGGTTTAGGGCAATTAATTAAAAAAGAAGAAGTAAATGCATCTACTCGCTTCACCGTCAATACGTCTTCTTTTTCACCAGGTCTTTATTTTATCAAATTATCAACTAATAAAAAAACAAAAAAGATTAAATTCATAATAGTTAAATAA